The genomic DNA TTGATGCGATCGCTTTCTTACAGCAAGCGAAGAAACAAATCGAAAGTCATCCGGCATTGAAATAACTTCGATGGTGATTGGTTTCTCGGCCCGTCTGCAGTGACCGAGTGAGCCTTCGAAGACCAAGACGCGGTTTTTTTGTTCAACACCAGCGTCCGCCGATTCGCACGATTTACTCGTGTTACATTTCGACTGCGTTGAGCAGTCCGTCGGCGTACGATGCTCGAGTAGCGGAACGCGCCGAGCGTTTCGGTGTGGGCCGGTCCGCCCCTTCCACCCATCGGACGATTGCGAAAAATGCGTTTGCCCTTCTGAACTGAAATCGAATTCAGATCGAGTTTGCGAAAATTGCGTTTTCTCGTCAATGACGAGTTTTTTTAGGAAAATCGCTGTTGAAGCGGAAACCAAGACGAAGTGGCGTGGTTTCACACAACGTACGCTGATCGGTCTTTCAGGCAGTGGTGCCTGGGCCAATCATGTGAGAAAGGGAACCTCGGATGTCGCCGCGGTATTCGACGCGGAATCTTGGTTTCACTGAAAAACAGTTTCCCCTCTTTTCTGTTCCAAATCCTGGGAATTTGAACCAATGAAGATGAAGCAAATTTCGATGGCACTGCTGTGTGCTGCCATTTTATCGATGATCGCAACGGACGCATCAGCTCAACGGGGCGGACGTGGTGGATTCCAAGGCGGTGGTCCTGGCGGACCGGGTGGACGTGGTTTCGGTGGCCCCGGTGGTGGCTTCGGCGGCAGCTCGGTACTCGGGCTGTTGCAGATCGATGAAGTGAAAGAAGAGATTGATTTGCTACCCGATCAGGAAGAAGCGATTGGAAAAATCAACGAAGGTCGACCGAGAATGGAACGCGGTGAACGAGGCCAGGATGTCGATCGTGATGCAATGCGTGAACGGTTTGAAAAATTCCGCGAAGAGTTGACCGCGTTTGGTAAGAAGGCTGACGAACAACTTGAAGAAGTCCTTGATCCGATGCAAATGGAACGTTTGCAACAGATCGAAGTTCAGATTGCGGGCATCGGTGCCTTACGAATCGAACGTGTTGCCAAAGCACTCTCGCTATCCGAAGCGGATCAAAAGAAGATCGAAGAGACGATGCAAAAGGGCCGTGAAGAAATGATGGGAAACATGCGTGAGATGTTCCAATCGGGCGACCGTGAAGGCGTACGTGAGAAGATGGAAGCGGCTCGCAAGGAACTCGAAGAAAAGGTGCTCAACGAGCTGACCAGCGATCAGAAAAAGAAGTTCGACGCGTTAAAGGGCAAGCCATTTGAAATGCCAGAACGCCAAGGTTTCGGCGGACGCGGTGGCCGTGGCGGTCCCGGCGGTGAAGGCTTTGGCGGTCGTGGACGTGGTGGTCGCGGCGGACCCGGTGGTCGTGAACGTGGCGAAGGTCGCCCCGAATCGGAATAAGTCGATTTGGAGAGGCTGGAGAATGGATCTGATCCAATTGAAGACGGGGCGAATCGCTCGCAGCCATTGATCGAACGTTGACTGCAGCGCAGCGCTCCGCTGCGGACGACTAGGGCCAGGCTTTCTAAGAAAGTCTGGCCCGTTTTTTGTTTGGTCCTATTGCCTGCTGGCGCGGCCGTAGGAACGAACTAAACTGGAAGACGGAGTGGTCGGCGTTGGCTGCTGTCGCCTGGTGATTATCGGCAACGGTGATCTTCTTAGGGCCGCTCCACTACCGCGCGTGGACCAGAACTCAGCCTCCTTACCCCTCTGCTGTTCTATGTTGTTTGTCATTCCTTGGGTCGTCCTCATCGTCGTTTGCATCATCGCGGTGCCGATTGCGGCGAAGCTATCCCCCTCATCAATCCCTTCCGGGCCGAAACAAGAATCCCCGGAAGAGGGCGTGATGGACGAAGAGGTATCGTTGGGCGATGACTTTGCCGCCGACGCGGGCTCGGACGATTTTGGAGCCGGACAGGAACCCGTTCTCGGTGACGACGCTTTCGCCGACTTTAAGTAGTCCGACGCCCGGTTTGTCTGAAAGCCGACGGGCACGTTGTCCCTCATCCCACTTGCTCGGGTGCATTTGTCGACCGATTGTGAAGCAGTGACTAGTCACTGACGCAGCGCAACAATCCGCAATCGAAACGCCCCGGGAATGTTCAACACCACAGCGATCCAAAAGATGCGGGTTGGCATCACGGTGCTGACCGTGACGTGCTTGATCGCAATTTGTGGTTATGTGGTCGCGGGGTGGAGTTACGTTGACGCGCTTTACATGGTGGTCATCACCATCTTTGGTGTCGGGTACGGTGAAGTTCACCCGGTTGATTCGCCCGTCCTGAAGCTATTCACCGCGACGTTGATTGTGACCGGATGTAGCTCCGCCATTTATGTGCTAGGTGCATTCATCCAGATGATTACCGAAGGCGAAGTTCAACGCGTGATAGGGGCGCATCGCATGAGTTTGGGTATCAAAGAAACGACCGGCCATGTGATCGTTTGCGGCTACGGTCGAGTCGGCCAGAACTTGGTTAAAGAGCTTCGGCACTTGGGCGTCGACTTTGTCATCATCGATCGCGACTTGCAACGGTTAGACGAAGCCGAACGAGAAGGTCATTTGGTGATCTGTGGTGACGCGTCTTGCGAAGAAACGTTGACAACGGCAGGTATCGAACGGGCGTGTGCTTTCGCGGCGGTTTTGCCGAGTGATGCGGAAAATGTTTTCGCAACCTTGACCGCTCGTGAACTCAATGAAACGGTTGAAATCGTAGCGAGATGTGAAACCGAATCGACTGAGCGGAAACTGTATCGTAGCGGCGCGACTCGGGTGGTTCTGCCGACGATGATCGGGGCGTCACGAATTGCGCATTTAATTACCTGCCCGACGATTGAATCGATCGTCGATGATTCGCGTTCGCTGTATCGATTGCACCAAGACCTCAAAATTTTTGGGCTCGATTTGATCGAAATCCCAATCGATGGCAATTCGCCGTTCTTAAAACTTTCAGTTCGCGAGATTGAAAGCAGCGGCGACGGTGGCAACGTTATTGTCGCGATCCGTTGTGCCGACGGCGAGATCGTACGCAACCCATCGGCCGATCGCCAGATTCTAAGTGGCGATCATCTTATTGTGCTGTCGCACCGCGAGGACTTGGCAAAGCTCCACGACGTCGCAACGGTTTAGATACGCGTGTAGCGGAACGTACCGAGCGTTTCGGTTTGCAGATCGAAATTCCGATCCGGTCCACGATAGTCGCGGCCCCTCGCAGATCTCTTTTCCGGCCCGTCAGTTCACTTCGGCAGGCAGGATAACTTTCGAGTTTCACGGTGTCGTTTCGCGCGTCGTCGGCATCAATCTTGCGGTGACTAGCAGTCACTTGATAATGCTGACAACAAACCATCGACACGGACGGAAGATTCATGCGATATCGATATTTTTTGACTGGACGTTCACCTTTACGAACAACCGCGTGTTGTGCCATTGTAATTATTTACATCGCTGGCAACGCTTTCGTTTCTGCGCAGGGCGTAGGCTCACAATCGTCCGCAGCTTCGCGAATGCAGTCGATCGGATCGTCAGGCTTGTTGGAAGCTTATCGATCGCAGTATGAGAATCCGCGTATCACCCAATCAGTCACACGACAGGTGGGGTATCGAGCCGCGATAGAATCGCCGCAAGTCGCTCAGGCGTCTTCCGGCGGAAACGCATTCGCCCAACATCGCAGCCAGCCGGCGGTCCAACGTACGGTCTGGATGCAGCAGATGGGGATGCCAGACACCGGCATGCCATCGGCGGGCGGGCAGCCGATGTCCAGTCCGGGCGCGGCGTTGCCCAATGCGGCGTTACCCGGAACACCGAATGCAGGGCTTCCCGCGGACAACTTGCCCGAGAGTATGCCGTTCACGGAGACGACCCCGCGATCGTTGCCTTCGCCGCAGCCAACGTCGACACTCGCCGAAAACATGGCCGTTCCATCGCCGTCGGATACCGCACCGATGGACGCCCCCTCGCTTCGAACGAACAGCTTTGCGCGGATGGACAACTGCAATTTGATCACGCCGCCGAGTCAATACATGGCGGCGAGCGTCTATGGCGGGTGTGGTTCGGTCGCACCGATGGGTTACGCCGTCGTCGCACCGACGTCGCTGCCCGCCGAGATCGCCGCACCTGCGACGATGCCGCCCCTCACGACAACGGTTCCGGTGGCAACGGCACCACCAACCATTGCCACGGCCGTTCCGTCGGCCGCCGCTCCGGCACGCGCGTTGGTTTCTTTTGGCCAGGAGCGACTGATGGTGCAGGTCGGGCAGGGCCTCTGGGGCCAGCCGGTCGCCTATGTCCCAGGTCAATCGGTCCGAAACTGGTTGCGTTACTTCTCGCCGTAGCAAATGTGCGAGCTAATCCCGACTGAGGTCATGGCAAGAGGAAGGGGTCGCAGTAAGAGTATTGTGGTGTTTGCGTCATCGAACGGTTTAAGCGAACCATTGGATTGTCACGGTAGCGACGTGGCAGTGCGAGCAACTTGGAAAACGCAAGCCGCAGACGGCTTGCGGGAACGGGGCGGAGCCGATACTTTACTGCACCAACGGAGAGCGAGCTCGACGGCGTCGGGAACGTTCTTTCGATGAACCAAGCGGATGTGGCGGAACTGGCAGACGCGCTAGATTCAGGTTCTAGTCCTCGCTAAGAGGGTGGAGGTTCAAATCCTCTCATCCGCACTGTTCTTTCTTTATAAGAGAAACGGCCCGAAAGCCAGATTCGGGTTACCCTTGGGCTACCAATTGCCCAATTTTCCTGTCGTCGTGATTCAGCGAATCTATAATCGGCCGGCATGAAAGTCAGATTTACCTGCGATTGCGGCGCGCGTCTCGAGTGCGTCATTCGTTCGATCGGTAAGGAGAAATCTTGCCCGGCCTGCAATTCTCGGGTCACTGTCCCAAAGCCATCAGAGCGGGTAGTGAAGCAATCGATCGGTGATGTCGAACACGCTATTCCGGGACAATCAGAAAAGGCGTATGCCGAGCTCGTGGAACGCATCATTGAAGCGGCCGAACGTGCGATGTCGATTGCCGGTCAAGCAGGTCGCCCAGACGCTGCAGCAGAGTTCATCGACAACTCGATTCGAGTGCTTCGCAATGTTCAGGTGTTCTGGCCTGAAGATGGCCGTCAAAATTCTCGACAAGCGATCGGCCTTTTGTCTGTTGCGGCGGGAACTGACTTCGGCGGGATCGGTGTTCGAAAAGGCAAGCTAGCCTCATTTCGTCGATGGCAACAAAAGCAACGGACCGAAGTGGCGATGCGTCCCAATCAAGTTGTTGCTGACTCGATCGACTACCTTAAAACCTTCGCTTGAGTTGAGCTCGAATTCATTCAAACTCTCGTTTGGCGCGGCTCCGGTTCAACGTGATACTTGCCAATAGAAGGGAGTCATGCAAAAGGTGAGATCTCCGATGGTTTTCGTCGAATGGCACTGAATATTCTTCGGCAGGACACTACCCTGAAAGAGCCGGTTCGCGGTAAGAGACTCATGGCAGGCTGGGACGGAACTATCCTAGATAAGATTTACGCCGGTTTTCACGCTGCTTGATCGTACGATTGTCTTGACCGTCGCCGTCAACGCCGATCCGCCGGACCCCAAGGCCCGGACTGCATGCTCAGAATTTGCCCGGCAATTCACCGCCGCTGCCTTAGAGTTTGGGCTCAATCCTCGGCACGGTCCTGCATCCAAGTCACGATCAAAGCTGCTGCCTCTGGAATTAGGGCGAGGCAACGTGGTTGATCCAATAATCACCGACGGCAAGTGGGGGCTGAAGCACTGCAATCGCATTGATTCTTCCGATCGATAGAATTACTTCCAGTCATTCGGTACTTCAGCGAGATCGTTTGCGATGACTCGGAAGCCAGCGGCTGACTTTCGCACTAAACGGCGTCGTCGATGAGTCGCAATCCAGCACCCTCCGACTACAAGTACGAGCATTCCCGATGGTTCTGGAATCGCGGTTACTCCGTAGCTAAGACGAGGTAATAGCTGAGACTGTTGTGCGTCCGACCCCAAAAATTGTGCCCCCGCATTCGGTGTCGATTCAGATGCCGAAATTCCGATTCGTATCCGTTCGCCATTGTTGATCGCATTCAATAATTCAGATTGGTTGTCCCCACGGAACTTGAGTTCCACGTTCCAGGGCGTGTGGTTATTCAATCCGCTCGTAAACGAAACTTTCGCCAATGCATCGCTACTTGGGGAAAAGGCAGGATCGATTGCGTCAATCCCATTCTGGTCCAACTGAAAGCTCGGCGTACCGTCGAGGTTGAGCGAAGCGTCGGTAAGTTGGTCGCTCCGGTTCCTTAGCCAATAGAAATCGAACTCGCCGTCTTCGGTCCAGTACCGGTGTTCTTCGACCAATGACAGCGTCAACGTGTCGACATCGGACACCGGCGTTTGCGGTTGGCCGAACTGAAAATCAAAGACCGCGAATGCCTGTAACAATCCTCTTCTTGAATTCGATCCGCGTATCGACATAAAACGACGGAACGTATCCCCGAAGACACCCCCATGAATTCCGCTATTTCGATCTGTTCCAGAAGCGTTTGATAGCCTGACCTCCGTCGTTGCCAACGCAGTCACGGTCTCCGCCTTTGCTAAACCGGATGGCATCCAGGGAAGTGCCACCAGGATGAATGCGAGTCCAAATACGCCTGTCTTTGACAAGGCCAGATCAGACAAGACCTGAAGACCCCGATGAGGCGACCTTCTATCGATGGGGCGAGTGAAGGACCGCGAAAAGTTGGCTGGTGCAAGCAACAATAAGAGTACGCGTGAAATAACGCGACTCTTCTCTTGAGCTGCAGATGGGATCGTTACACTCAGTTGTGGCTTCATGAGAATGTTACCTTGTTCTCCGTCTCGACCAAATCTTTGGGTTTGACCGTTTAGCCAACGGGGTTCGCCTCGGGTGTTGCACCGAAGCCGCCGCTAACGCCAATCGGCTCATCCCAAATTCGATGGTGACGAAATACGAGTAGGTGGCAATGACACTAATTCAACGATGCGGATTAAGACACTCGGTCGACTGACAATCGGACTAGTTCAGAACCCTATTGGATACGACCGATCCGTGTGCTCTATGCCGCAACTCACACAATTGACATTTTTAGAAAGTCATCGGCACACCGAGGTTCCAAAAACGTCAAGACAGATGTTTGGGCGAATGTCGTTCGGTTCATTCCAATGAACCTTCCAATTCAAAATGATTCGGCTATCCACATTCGGGGTTATTCCACTAAGCCCCTGATCTCTTCACGGATCCTTCGAGTCAACCGACTCTTGGCGAGTAAAACGACATTCACAGTCACTCCCAACTGCGTCGCTACGGCGGAGGCGTCTTGTCCCTCGATCGCGTGTTTCTTAAATGCTTTCCAAGTGTTGGGTTTCACTTCGGACTTAACGATTGAAGCGGCATGAAAGAACACGGCCTGGTCATGCTGATGATCGAATTCGATTGATTCGAGGCTACTTGGATCGGCCAACTGTTCGATGTGTTCGTTCAGCCTATCGAACTGTCCGGCGGCAATCGGATTTCCTTTTGTTCTTCGCATCGCGTATCGCAGCTGATTAAGCACGATGGTGCGGAGGAAGGCACGGAACGATCCTTCCCGCCGTCGGTGGAAAGTTGGCATCTCTCGAATCAGTACACACAGGATTTCTTGAACGATGTCTTCGGATTGACTGACAAGAAGAGGGTAACTCGAAATCCGCTGATACATGAAAGGCCGATAGATTTCGATCAAACGCTGCCAATCGTCGTCCCTGCCATCATTTGCGATACGTTCTAACAGACTGACGGATGTTTCTTGCATAGGGAATCGCCTTAGTTGCCCGCCAAAGCCAACGCCATCGCTTTGGCGTATCGCTCTGCTGTTGAATCGTCGCCTAGTTCCAGAATCGAAAATTCACGAAAGAAATCAATCGCTGACTCGGCCTTCATCAGGATAATTCCACCGCGATCTACACGATCTCTCGAATCCGTAGCAGAGCAAACAAATCGACCGTCCAGGAAAACTTCAATGGATCTTCCGTACACGATGTATTCGACGACATGAAATTCATCGCGAGTCATACACTGTTCCGGAGCGACTTGGAAAAAGTTGAGCCGGTTCTCTGCGAAATATGGCACGCCTATGTTTCCATCGGGGTAACCGGGAAAGGGTTTGACCAAAATCCCCATCAACCCGAACGGAGCGACTTGATGCATCACTCCGGCGTGCGGCCGATGCCCTCCTAGCATCGCGCGCCATCCCACCTTATCCTCTCCGATCCGATTGGCTCGAAGCACAAAGTGTTGATTCCATAAGGAAGCGTTGTTCGAAGAATCAATCTTTATCTGCACACGCAGATGAAAGTTACGGAGATCCTTTCGTTTGGTACTTAAAAAGCTGCCTGAGTCTTGCCGTCCGCTGAACCGAACGGTGCCAGCATCCTGATCGATGGCATAATCGATGCCATTCGTTTCAAAATTCTCAAGCAAACGGTCCTCGCTGATCCCTCGCTCATCGATGAGCAAACGATTGAAGGTCGATAGCTCCGCAAACTCATTGAACAACTCCGGAAGCCTCGCAGATTCTTGGAGGTCAATTAAGTTTGCCGGACCGGCCCGCGACCGGCGTTGTTCCTTAATATCTACTTGCAGCGTTTCCTCAACGCCTCTGCGAATATTGATTCGAGTTTCCAGGAGCTTGGTGCCGGTTACGGTAACGGCGATCTCTCGTTCGCCTTGCTTGACAATGATCGTCCCGGTTGTTCCCGATCGGTCGACGGGGACCGTTTGACCGTCCACTTGCACGACGGCGTTCTTTGGCAGATCCGAAATCGTGATCCTGCCAGCGTTCCCGGCGAGGGTGAAATTCATGCCGAGTATCATGAGACCGCTGATCAACATCACCGCCAAAGCACCCGCTAGTCTTCGCCGTGCCGACGAATGATTCAAAAACGCCTTTGCGGATTCCGCAACTGCGTCTGCGACGGGAGGTTCTGTTTCGTTCCCAGACTCGATTCGGTTGTCATTGATTTTCGAATCAGGATCTTCTTGCGAAGAGTGTTTCTCCGTCGCGATGCCTCGTCGTGCGAATGGTTTGAGCGCTTCGGCGACTTGCGTCGGCGTGGCGTAGCGATCGCTCGGATCTTTGTGAAGCATTTTCTCCACCACATCGCTAAGGCCCTTGGGAACTTCGGGGCGAATGCGATCAATC from Roseiconus lacunae includes the following:
- a CDS encoding potassium channel family protein — translated: MFNTTAIQKMRVGITVLTVTCLIAICGYVVAGWSYVDALYMVVITIFGVGYGEVHPVDSPVLKLFTATLIVTGCSSAIYVLGAFIQMITEGEVQRVIGAHRMSLGIKETTGHVIVCGYGRVGQNLVKELRHLGVDFVIIDRDLQRLDEAEREGHLVICGDASCEETLTTAGIERACAFAAVLPSDAENVFATLTARELNETVEIVARCETESTERKLYRSGATRVVLPTMIGASRIAHLITCPTIESIVDDSRSLYRLHQDLKIFGLDLIEIPIDGNSPFLKLSVREIESSGDGGNVIVAIRCADGEIVRNPSADRQILSGDHLIVLSHREDLAKLHDVATV
- a CDS encoding RNA polymerase sigma factor codes for the protein MQETSVSLLERIANDGRDDDWQRLIEIYRPFMYQRISSYPLLVSQSEDIVQEILCVLIREMPTFHRRREGSFRAFLRTIVLNQLRYAMRRTKGNPIAAGQFDRLNEHIEQLADPSSLESIEFDHQHDQAVFFHAASIVKSEVKPNTWKAFKKHAIEGQDASAVATQLGVTVNVVLLAKSRLTRRIREEIRGLVE
- a CDS encoding serine/threonine protein kinase; amino-acid sequence: MPISPMNNEAIKAIADLSVSLETLRAFAKGQLDEEQEQHVLDLLEEHPELAAQVAAISVDSVVAKMRDHSKLASEKSLSSQLAEENLGETEMIGGPIEVDSKIQLELKGLTDFKIIKEIGRGGMGVIFLAQHILTGREEVLKVLNERLVVNREARKRFEQEIKCIAATNHESIVRCYTVKQLRDTVVLCMEYVPGKNLHQVIAANGPLPIHVACAITIKICLGLQHAMQHGLIHRDIKPSNIMLSKQNGRIQAKILDFGLARLTTSNAESTGDSVDGLTDDGVLLGTLEYIAPEQCRDAASADIRSDIYSLGCTVYHMIVGHPPFSGSTGELVLAHSQMIPPTIDRIRPEVPKGLSDVVEKMLHKDPSDRYATPTQVAEALKPFARRGIATEKHSSQEDPDSKINDNRIESGNETEPPVADAVAESAKAFLNHSSARRRLAGALAVMLISGLMILGMNFTLAGNAGRITISDLPKNAVVQVDGQTVPVDRSGTTGTIIVKQGEREIAVTVTGTKLLETRINIRRGVEETLQVDIKEQRRSRAGPANLIDLQESARLPELFNEFAELSTFNRLLIDERGISEDRLLENFETNGIDYAIDQDAGTVRFSGRQDSGSFLSTKRKDLRNFHLRVQIKIDSSNNASLWNQHFVLRANRIGEDKVGWRAMLGGHRPHAGVMHQVAPFGLMGILVKPFPGYPDGNIGVPYFAENRLNFFQVAPEQCMTRDEFHVVEYIVYGRSIEVFLDGRFVCSATDSRDRVDRGGIILMKAESAIDFFREFSILELGDDSTAERYAKAMALALAGN